The proteins below come from a single Chryseobacterium nepalense genomic window:
- a CDS encoding TonB-dependent receptor → MKKTILAAAGLASATIFAQHSDTLRVKDVDEVVMTASRKKENIKEIPGSVTIVNQKQIQSQLTVNSDVTSILQYTVPSLATSSGQTSNTGQTLRGRQVLVLIDGIPQSTPLRNGARDLRVIDPSVIERIEVIKGASSIYGNGADGGIINYITRKSSGEKKISGISQAGITGQPYGGTLGFRASQLLSGKITKNFDYVASFAYERAGYMKDADGINLSPTYSTAKMDNYNGMLKLGYNLNENNRIEASYIGYASKSDLNLGLKTGKYGLIPTIGEGQGKGLETTPQGTPRNHNLKLSYDNKRIWQGTSLNVNLYLQDFRTVYGYSDTFFNGGQSNVISKKYGARANFDTQLWNTRNSQAEMIYGVDILNDQTVQKLEDGRYWTPDMNMTNIAPFMLVKIDLMKKLTIKGGLRYENIRVKVGDFNTLSTIKNDGTFTQSIFVKGGDLEYNAVVGNVGIRYNINQAINIFGSFSQAYSINELGRILRTSTSETINNLETKPIIVNNYEFGATGQITKWLNYELTSYVSTSKLGATFIQSPDRALTIQRAPEVVYGVEGFLHFSPTQWISFGGSYSWMEGITSPKDDGDYSTRINNSRISAPKVLAYIQARPVDKLSIGLDMLHAFEQDRFQPNVKTGLFVYGEGKVPAYTVFNFKSSYDLNKNWKLSLGIENLFNKMYQPAIAWWAARDSDFTNALGMRGTFIIEYKF, encoded by the coding sequence ATGAAAAAAACCATTTTAGCAGCTGCTGGTTTAGCCTCTGCAACGATTTTTGCTCAGCACAGCGACACATTACGGGTAAAAGATGTGGATGAAGTTGTAATGACTGCGTCGAGGAAAAAGGAAAATATTAAGGAAATTCCGGGGTCTGTAACGATTGTCAATCAAAAGCAGATCCAGTCACAATTAACGGTAAATTCAGATGTTACAAGCATTTTACAATATACCGTCCCGAGTCTGGCAACGAGTTCCGGGCAAACCTCCAATACCGGACAAACGTTAAGAGGACGCCAGGTTTTGGTGCTGATTGATGGTATTCCGCAGTCTACCCCACTTCGAAACGGCGCAAGAGACCTCAGAGTGATTGATCCTTCCGTTATTGAAAGAATAGAAGTGATCAAAGGTGCTTCATCCATTTACGGGAACGGTGCAGACGGCGGTATCATTAATTACATCACGAGAAAAAGCAGTGGAGAAAAGAAAATCTCAGGAATTTCCCAGGCAGGTATTACGGGTCAGCCATACGGTGGAACATTAGGATTCAGAGCGAGCCAGCTTTTATCAGGAAAAATTACCAAAAATTTCGACTATGTAGCATCTTTCGCTTATGAAAGAGCGGGATACATGAAGGATGCAGATGGAATAAACCTCAGCCCAACCTACAGCACCGCAAAAATGGATAATTACAACGGAATGCTGAAGCTGGGATACAATTTGAATGAAAATAACAGAATTGAAGCCTCCTATATCGGATATGCCTCCAAATCTGATCTTAATTTAGGCCTTAAAACCGGAAAATACGGATTGATCCCGACGATTGGAGAAGGCCAGGGAAAAGGATTGGAAACCACACCGCAGGGAACGCCCAGAAATCACAATCTGAAATTAAGCTACGACAATAAAAGAATCTGGCAGGGAACTTCATTAAATGTAAATCTTTATCTTCAGGATTTCAGAACGGTATACGGATACAGCGATACCTTCTTCAATGGCGGACAATCGAATGTAATTTCAAAAAAATACGGCGCCAGAGCCAATTTTGACACCCAACTCTGGAATACGCGTAATTCACAAGCTGAAATGATTTACGGGGTTGATATCCTGAATGACCAGACCGTTCAGAAACTGGAAGACGGCCGTTACTGGACGCCGGATATGAATATGACAAATATTGCCCCTTTTATGTTGGTTAAAATTGATCTCATGAAAAAATTAACCATTAAAGGAGGACTCCGTTATGAAAACATCAGAGTAAAAGTTGGTGATTTCAATACCTTGTCAACCATTAAAAATGACGGAACATTCACCCAAAGCATCTTTGTAAAAGGAGGAGATCTTGAATACAATGCGGTAGTAGGAAATGTGGGAATTCGTTATAATATCAATCAGGCAATCAATATTTTCGGGAGCTTTTCTCAGGCATATTCTATTAATGAATTGGGAAGAATTTTAAGGACCTCAACTTCAGAAACGATCAATAATCTGGAAACAAAACCGATTATTGTTAACAATTATGAATTTGGGGCAACAGGACAAATCACCAAATGGCTCAATTATGAACTCACGTCTTACGTAAGTACTTCAAAATTGGGAGCGACTTTCATACAAAGTCCGGATCGTGCATTGACAATTCAGAGAGCTCCTGAAGTAGTGTACGGAGTGGAAGGATTTCTGCATTTTTCTCCCACACAATGGATCAGTTTCGGGGGAAGCTACAGCTGGATGGAAGGTATTACCTCACCTAAAGATGACGGCGACTACTCTACCAGGATCAATAACAGCAGAATTTCCGCGCCTAAAGTTTTAGCCTATATTCAGGCAAGACCCGTTGATAAATTATCTATAGGACTGGATATGCTTCACGCGTTCGAGCAAGACAGATTTCAGCCAAATGTTAAAACCGGACTTTTTGTATATGGTGAAGGAAAAGTTCCTGCTTATACAGTATTCAATTTTAAATCCAGCTACGATCTCAACAAAAACTGGAAACTGTCATTAGGAATTGAAAATCTTTTTAACAAAATGTATCAGCCGGCAATTGCATGGTGGGCGGCCCGGGACAGTGATTTTACCAATGCATTGGGAATGAGGGGCACATTCATCATCGAATATAAATTTTAA
- a CDS encoding PepSY-associated TM helix domain-containing protein produces MRKKHHHKKKPSTFKKWIGKLHLWLGLGIGFLIFIISITGALYVFKDEIENFTRKEVIYHNEQQIDQKQVLPIRVLEKAVVEQVKEKYPVHWVNIPIDKKMSYLFYWYEHDPKGWNYFDEFPIYKVAYVNPYNGKVLGTYDEKNGFFQIVKMIHWSYLLKQSWGTYLVGIPVIIFIIMLISGIILWWPKNKAARKQRFSFKWQNVKGWKRKNYDLHNVLGFYASIFALIFSITGLFYAFFVVQAAIYFIFSGGETAYPDFSSIKTKAPIEMRTEGTLDKISNTVKAKYPDSYGFSIDLGHEHMDDHEHPNFEVYVKHLSYSYHKSSSLIFDENSGELLHTHDMKDKNFGEKAVGANYDIHVGSILGLPTKIIAFIVSLICASLPVTGFMIWWGRRKKKKVKTT; encoded by the coding sequence ATGAGGAAAAAACATCACCATAAAAAAAAACCAAGCACTTTTAAAAAATGGATCGGCAAGCTGCATTTGTGGCTTGGATTAGGCATCGGTTTTCTGATCTTCATTATCTCGATTACCGGAGCATTATACGTTTTTAAAGATGAAATTGAAAATTTCACCCGCAAAGAAGTAATTTATCATAATGAGCAACAAATTGATCAGAAACAGGTTCTCCCGATCCGTGTTCTGGAAAAAGCCGTTGTAGAACAGGTAAAAGAAAAATATCCTGTTCATTGGGTAAATATTCCGATTGATAAAAAGATGTCTTATCTCTTTTACTGGTACGAACACGATCCCAAAGGCTGGAATTATTTTGATGAATTTCCGATCTATAAAGTAGCATATGTAAATCCTTATAATGGAAAAGTCTTGGGTACTTACGACGAGAAAAACGGATTTTTCCAGATTGTAAAAATGATTCACTGGAGCTATCTTCTGAAACAGTCCTGGGGAACGTATCTGGTGGGCATTCCCGTGATCATATTCATTATCATGCTCATTTCAGGCATCATCCTTTGGTGGCCGAAAAATAAAGCCGCCAGAAAACAGCGTTTTTCTTTTAAATGGCAAAACGTAAAAGGCTGGAAAAGAAAAAACTACGATCTTCATAATGTTCTTGGTTTTTATGCTTCGATCTTTGCGCTGATCTTTTCCATAACCGGGTTATTTTATGCTTTCTTTGTCGTTCAGGCTGCGATCTATTTTATTTTTTCCGGAGGTGAAACTGCTTATCCTGATTTTTCTTCCATTAAAACCAAAGCTCCGATTGAAATGAGAACGGAAGGAACTTTAGATAAGATCAGTAATACCGTTAAAGCAAAATACCCGGATTCTTACGGGTTCTCCATTGATCTCGGCCATGAGCATATGGACGATCATGAACACCCGAATTTTGAAGTCTACGTGAAACATTTATCCTACTCTTATCATAAAAGCAGCAGCCTCATTTTCGATGAAAATTCAGGAGAATTGCTTCATACCCACGATATGAAAGATAAAAATTTTGGTGAAAAAGCGGTGGGCGCCAATTATGATATTCACGTAGGATCTATTCTGGGACTCCCAACCAAGATCATCGCTTTTATCGTAAGTCTCATATGTGCTTCATTACCAGTAACAGGCTTTATGATATGGTGGGGAAGAAGAAAAAAGAAAAAGGTAAAAACAACATAA
- the msrA gene encoding peptide-methionine (S)-S-oxide reductase MsrA, whose protein sequence is MNNINLEQITFGGGCFWCVESCFNMLKGVQSAISGYSGGHKDNPTYEEVCTGETGHAEVVQITYDPSIISYEQLMDVFFFLHDPTQLNRQGNDIGTQYRSVIYYKDDAEKAKAEEAIEKSKQSGRWQGTYVTELTKFEKFWPAEQYHQGYYNENPTQPYCSAVVGPKIQKFKKHFGELGMLNTE, encoded by the coding sequence ATGAATAACATTAATTTAGAGCAAATTACTTTCGGTGGCGGATGTTTCTGGTGTGTGGAAAGCTGTTTTAACATGCTGAAAGGCGTGCAGTCTGCTATTTCAGGGTATTCAGGAGGACATAAAGACAATCCCACTTATGAAGAAGTATGTACGGGAGAGACAGGGCATGCTGAGGTAGTACAGATTACCTATGACCCTTCCATTATTTCCTATGAACAGTTAATGGATGTCTTCTTTTTCCTTCACGATCCTACACAGCTGAACAGACAGGGTAATGATATCGGTACCCAATACCGTTCGGTAATCTATTATAAAGACGACGCCGAAAAAGCAAAAGCCGAAGAAGCTATTGAAAAATCTAAACAGTCCGGAAGATGGCAGGGAACCTATGTTACGGAATTGACGAAATTCGAGAAATTCTGGCCGGCAGAACAATACCATCAGGGATATTACAATGAAAATCCCACACAGCCTTACTGCAGCGCCGTGGTAGGTCCTAAAATCCAGAAATTCAAAAAGCATTTCGGTGAATTGGGAATGCTGAACACAGAGTAA
- a CDS encoding PepSY-associated TM helix domain-containing protein has translation MRKRHHHKKKPSFIKKWSAKLHLWFGLAVGIIVFIVSLSGSLYVFKDEIQGVLRKDVIYVEAKTITHQPLSIETLKEKVSLEINEKLPISSVEIPLDKNKSYEFLYYEKDKKAWNYFDEVKINTVVYVNPYNGEILGVYDEKYDIFPILKSIHWSLLLKTDLGKYVVGIPVVLFIMMLITGIILWWPKNKTARKGRFRFSWKNITTWKRKNYDLHNILGFYASFIALILSLSGIYFSFPWVKNAFHFALSGSAELPKEKEIKSPDSLLSAKKSVFDLTAKETKELYVSSSSFRIPLNGKNKKGKDLKNIPVTVYGEDGKFAIRSQLVFDKYSGKLLMNKPHQQLTTAEKYANANYDIHAGSYFGIFGKIIWFITGLICTSLPVTGFLIWWGKRKKKGIRKLS, from the coding sequence ATGAGGAAGCGACATCACCATAAAAAGAAACCTTCATTTATAAAAAAATGGTCTGCCAAACTGCACTTGTGGTTCGGCTTGGCCGTTGGGATTATTGTTTTTATTGTTTCACTGTCAGGGTCTCTGTATGTTTTCAAGGACGAAATTCAGGGCGTACTTAGAAAAGATGTTATTTATGTGGAAGCTAAAACGATTACGCATCAACCCCTTTCAATTGAAACTCTGAAGGAAAAAGTTTCTTTGGAAATTAATGAAAAGCTTCCGATCAGTTCTGTTGAAATTCCTTTAGACAAAAACAAATCTTACGAATTTTTATACTACGAAAAAGATAAAAAAGCCTGGAATTATTTCGATGAGGTGAAAATTAATACAGTGGTATATGTTAATCCTTATAATGGAGAAATTCTTGGTGTATATGATGAAAAATATGACATATTTCCAATTTTGAAATCCATTCACTGGAGTTTATTATTAAAAACAGACTTGGGAAAATATGTTGTAGGAATTCCTGTTGTGCTCTTCATTATGATGCTCATTACAGGAATCATTCTTTGGTGGCCAAAAAATAAGACTGCAAGAAAAGGCCGGTTCCGGTTTAGCTGGAAAAACATTACCACATGGAAAAGGAAGAACTACGATCTTCATAATATTTTAGGATTTTACGCTTCATTCATTGCTTTGATATTAAGTTTATCCGGTATTTATTTTTCATTCCCCTGGGTTAAAAATGCTTTCCATTTTGCACTATCAGGATCAGCAGAGCTGCCGAAAGAAAAAGAAATTAAATCTCCCGACTCATTATTATCAGCTAAAAAATCTGTTTTCGACCTTACCGCAAAGGAAACAAAAGAATTATATGTGTCTTCATCAAGCTTTAGAATTCCGCTGAACGGAAAAAATAAAAAAGGAAAAGATCTGAAAAATATTCCGGTTACCGTATATGGTGAAGACGGCAAATTTGCCATTCGGAGCCAGCTTGTTTTTGACAAATATTCTGGAAAATTATTGATGAACAAACCGCACCAACAATTAACCACCGCCGAAAAATACGCCAATGCCAATTATGACATCCATGCAGGATCTTATTTTGGGATTTTCGGAAAAATAATCTGGTTTATTACAGGTCTTATATGCACGTCATTGCCTGTAACAGGCTTTTTAATATGGTGGGGTAAAAGAAAGAAAAAAGGAATTAGAAAATTATCATGA
- a CDS encoding ROK family protein, with protein sequence MSLVDLSKHVALGIDIGGTNTKFGVVNHRGEVLEKGNIRTDAYPTVEEYIDALYEAVHPLIESHGKEKNFDGIGVGAPNANYYTGTIEQAPNLPWKGIIPFAELMKAKFGLPCTITNDANAAAIGEMLFGAARGMKDFIMITLGTGVGSGIVAGGKLIYGHDGFAGELGHTIVKPGGRKHWSTGSEGSLEAYASATGIAITAKKMRAEFPESLLNQYPEESINSKTVHECALKGDPISIEVFRYTGQKLGEALANFVMFSSPEAILLFGGVIKAGDFILKPTKLHMERNLLPIFRNKVKLVFSELDEADAAILGASALVWEK encoded by the coding sequence ATGTCATTAGTAGATTTGTCAAAACATGTTGCGCTGGGAATTGATATTGGCGGAACAAATACAAAATTTGGAGTGGTAAACCACAGAGGTGAGGTTTTGGAAAAAGGAAATATCCGGACCGATGCCTATCCTACCGTAGAAGAATATATTGATGCTTTATACGAGGCTGTTCATCCTTTGATTGAAAGCCACGGAAAAGAGAAAAATTTTGATGGGATAGGAGTAGGAGCTCCAAATGCCAACTACTATACAGGAACCATAGAGCAGGCCCCGAACCTTCCCTGGAAAGGAATTATTCCTTTTGCGGAACTGATGAAAGCCAAATTCGGACTGCCCTGTACCATAACCAATGATGCCAATGCTGCAGCCATCGGAGAAATGCTTTTCGGGGCAGCAAGGGGAATGAAGGATTTCATTATGATCACTCTTGGAACAGGTGTAGGAAGCGGCATCGTTGCAGGCGGTAAGCTTATCTACGGACATGACGGATTTGCCGGAGAGCTTGGACATACCATTGTAAAACCTGGCGGAAGAAAACACTGGAGCACAGGTTCCGAAGGAAGCCTTGAAGCGTATGCCTCTGCTACAGGAATTGCCATTACTGCAAAAAAAATGCGTGCTGAGTTTCCGGAGTCTCTGCTCAATCAATATCCTGAAGAATCCATAAATTCTAAAACCGTACACGAATGCGCATTGAAAGGTGACCCGATTTCCATTGAGGTCTTCCGGTACACCGGGCAGAAATTGGGCGAAGCCTTGGCTAATTTCGTGATGTTTTCGTCTCCTGAAGCCATTCTTCTTTTTGGCGGAGTGATCAAAGCGGGTGATTTTATTTTAAAACCTACAAAACTTCATATGGAAAGAAATTTACTTCCTATTTTCAGAAATAAAGTGAAACTGGTTTTCAGTGAACTTGATGAGGCAGATGCTGCTATTCTGGGAGCAAGTGCTTTGGTTTGGGAGAAATAA
- a CDS encoding TonB-dependent siderophore receptor encodes MKNMLICASMLGSMLTFAQENDTIKSNDIEEVVVNGKYYKKYVEKEGSSSMRLDEELIKIPQNVSIITNRALEDQQVTTLSDGVLRNVAGAQRLEHWGDMYTRVNMRGSRAAAFMNGVNVTSNWGPLSEDMSYVDHIEFIKGPSGFLMSNGEPSGIYNIVTKKPTGQSLNGSARVTLGSFNMYRGETDIDTKITDKVAFRLNLMAQNKKSFRDYEFNDRYIINPSLKVNLTDKTTLTAEYIYQKAKMSEVGSAYVFSYEGYATKPVEYTMTDPGIDPTNVDNNTVNVNLQHKFNENWKLTSQLTYVNEYTLGSDIWPSKFLPNGDMIRTLYFWEASNVMKFGQVFLNGYVKTGAVSHKILTGLDLGSKKYMADWNQSHNLDTDANPFNVNSTTYTPPANGYAQFDTSTSLQSRATPYGTIEQNYTGLYVQDELGFFNDALRLTLAARYTNVKENSYGTNAEADKITPRVGISYSINENTSVYGLYDQSFVPQAGFFRTGGIPKPITGNNMEVGVKRDWFNGKWNTTLSLYNIIKRNATVNDPANSALENFVIDLGKTRVQGIEFDLKGEITRGFNAIINYAFTENKVTESNDPVNNPVGMRVPGYAKHTANGWLNYTFTTGALEGFGLSFGGTYLADRSSWNWASSGDQKDMDDYLKFDAGLSWENTKFRVGLNVFNVFNRFLYSGSPYGAYYYYQAEAPRNFRLSVGYKF; translated from the coding sequence ATGAAAAATATGCTGATCTGTGCGTCGATGTTAGGTTCTATGCTAACTTTTGCTCAGGAGAACGATACGATTAAGTCGAATGATATTGAGGAAGTTGTTGTAAATGGAAAATATTACAAAAAATATGTAGAAAAAGAAGGATCTTCTTCTATGCGTTTGGACGAAGAGTTGATTAAAATTCCTCAGAATGTATCTATCATTACCAACAGAGCATTAGAAGATCAGCAGGTGACAACATTAAGCGACGGTGTTTTAAGAAACGTTGCAGGGGCACAGAGATTAGAACACTGGGGAGACATGTATACCAGAGTAAACATGAGGGGTTCCAGAGCTGCAGCTTTTATGAACGGAGTAAACGTTACTTCAAACTGGGGGCCGCTAAGTGAAGATATGAGTTATGTAGATCATATCGAATTTATAAAAGGTCCATCCGGTTTCCTAATGTCAAACGGTGAACCAAGCGGTATTTACAATATTGTAACCAAAAAGCCGACAGGACAATCTTTGAATGGTTCCGCAAGAGTAACTTTAGGAAGCTTCAATATGTACAGAGGTGAAACGGATATTGACACAAAAATTACAGATAAAGTTGCCTTCAGACTGAATCTCATGGCTCAGAATAAAAAAAGCTTCAGAGATTATGAATTCAACGACAGATACATTATCAATCCGTCTTTAAAAGTAAATCTAACAGATAAAACAACCTTAACGGCAGAATATATTTATCAGAAGGCAAAAATGTCTGAAGTAGGTTCTGCATATGTTTTCAGCTACGAAGGGTATGCTACCAAACCTGTAGAATATACAATGACAGATCCCGGAATTGATCCTACTAATGTAGATAATAATACCGTAAATGTTAATCTTCAGCATAAATTCAATGAAAACTGGAAACTGACCTCCCAGCTTACCTACGTTAACGAATATACCTTAGGAAGCGATATCTGGCCATCCAAATTTTTACCAAATGGTGATATGATCAGAACTCTTTATTTCTGGGAAGCAAGCAATGTAATGAAATTCGGACAGGTTTTCTTAAACGGTTATGTAAAAACAGGGGCGGTTTCTCATAAAATATTAACAGGACTGGATTTAGGCTCAAAAAAATATATGGCAGACTGGAATCAATCTCATAATCTGGATACAGATGCCAATCCTTTCAATGTAAATTCAACAACATATACTCCTCCGGCAAACGGATATGCTCAATTTGACACCAGTACCTCATTGCAAAGCAGAGCTACTCCTTACGGCACTATCGAACAAAACTATACCGGATTATATGTTCAGGATGAATTAGGCTTTTTCAATGATGCTCTAAGACTGACCCTTGCAGCGAGATATACAAATGTTAAGGAAAACTCATACGGAACCAACGCAGAAGCAGATAAAATAACACCGCGTGTGGGAATAAGCTATTCTATTAACGAAAATACCTCTGTATACGGTTTGTACGATCAGTCATTCGTACCACAGGCCGGATTCTTCAGAACAGGAGGTATACCCAAACCTATTACCGGAAACAATATGGAAGTAGGTGTAAAAAGAGACTGGTTTAACGGAAAATGGAATACAACTTTATCGTTATATAACATCATCAAAAGAAATGCTACTGTAAATGATCCTGCTAACAGCGCCCTGGAAAACTTTGTGATCGACCTTGGTAAAACACGTGTACAGGGAATCGAATTTGATCTGAAAGGAGAAATTACAAGAGGATTTAATGCTATTATCAATTATGCATTCACAGAAAACAAAGTGACCGAATCAAACGATCCGGTAAATAACCCTGTAGGAATGAGAGTGCCTGGTTATGCTAAACATACGGCAAACGGATGGCTGAATTATACATTTACAACAGGTGCATTGGAAGGATTCGGACTTTCATTCGGAGGAACATACCTTGCCGACAGAAGCAGCTGGAACTGGGCAAGCTCCGGAGATCAGAAAGATATGGATGATTATCTGAAGTTCGATGCCGGCTTATCTTGGGAAAATACCAAATTCAGAGTGGGACTGAATGTATTCAATGTATTTAACAGGTTCCTTTATTCAGGATCACCTTACGGAGCATATTACTATTATCAGGCAGAAGCTCCGAGAAACTTCAGACTTTCAGTAGGATACAAATTTTAA
- a CDS encoding RagB/SusD family nutrient uptake outer membrane protein produces MKSKFLTINKIILSVAVLALTGCTNLDEKVIDEVLGAEVADPEAALAAAYSQLGEGTFVDHGSVFALQEYSTDEALLPTRGSDWGDGGKWRAMHEFTWDANSDVVKTTWNQLNFGITKSLTAISSANKSTGSNKTLFLAEAKGLLAFYTYTTIDLFGQAPYRDPDNINAPIQIRKADTTIDELIKEVEGLIPNLADIKTQNTHAGRFTKQAAYALLADMYLNRAVLKNKTASSFNFTEQAVNGGGTDMDKVIQYSNLLINNSLFSLESNYFHNFDINNDNSKEMIFSVVQKKFAGSDKGSDNDLAYMSMERIQKPSPDNRGTNASCITPEFYYSWNGNHDDPRFQRSYQYEDGTWFRNDGTDVSVPSTSKVEGTGKPWFHFNRGLQVGQQYGPKILSNGNFDMTSDGRIKVYKLFTEKNTTLAADFTPELNFDNPSEAVFTQAQINRGVRNFKFEFDPGYGNNGTSGMDVPLYRLGTIYMMRAEAYFRSGNITAALADVNILRTSRTNDALKNNAPGIALTTLDANTLFRESGFELYWEMYRRKAMIRFGKFDLAGTAKPASQPYRRIFPIPQATIDASKDFTQNPGY; encoded by the coding sequence ATGAAATCTAAATTTTTAACGATCAATAAAATCATTTTATCCGTTGCTGTATTGGCCTTAACAGGCTGTACCAATCTGGATGAAAAAGTAATCGATGAGGTACTGGGTGCTGAAGTGGCAGATCCGGAAGCAGCTCTTGCTGCAGCGTATAGCCAGCTTGGGGAGGGAACTTTTGTAGATCACGGAAGTGTTTTTGCTTTGCAGGAATACTCTACGGATGAGGCGCTCTTACCAACGAGAGGAAGCGACTGGGGAGACGGCGGGAAATGGAGAGCCATGCATGAATTTACCTGGGATGCCAACAGTGATGTGGTAAAAACAACCTGGAACCAGCTGAATTTCGGAATTACAAAATCTTTAACCGCCATCTCAAGTGCCAATAAAAGTACGGGAAGCAATAAGACATTATTTTTAGCTGAAGCAAAAGGGTTATTAGCATTTTATACTTATACCACGATTGATTTATTCGGGCAGGCTCCTTACCGAGATCCGGACAATATCAACGCGCCGATCCAGATCAGAAAAGCAGATACAACCATCGATGAGCTGATTAAAGAAGTGGAAGGACTTATTCCTAATTTAGCGGATATTAAAACCCAGAATACCCATGCAGGAAGATTCACGAAACAGGCGGCTTATGCTCTTTTGGCAGATATGTACCTGAACAGGGCAGTTCTTAAGAATAAAACTGCAAGTTCCTTCAACTTCACGGAACAGGCTGTAAATGGGGGAGGGACGGATATGGATAAAGTAATTCAGTATTCTAATTTGTTGATTAATAATTCGTTGTTCAGCTTAGAGTCCAATTATTTCCACAATTTCGATATCAATAATGACAACAGTAAAGAAATGATTTTCTCAGTCGTTCAGAAGAAATTTGCAGGCTCTGATAAAGGTTCTGATAATGATCTTGCTTATATGTCGATGGAAAGAATTCAAAAGCCATCTCCGGATAACAGAGGAACCAATGCTTCTTGTATAACTCCTGAATTTTATTACTCGTGGAACGGAAATCACGATGACCCGCGCTTTCAGAGATCATACCAGTACGAAGACGGAACCTGGTTCCGAAATGACGGTACCGATGTGAGCGTGCCTTCTACAAGCAAAGTGGAAGGAACCGGAAAACCGTGGTTTCATTTCAACAGAGGTCTGCAGGTTGGGCAACAGTATGGTCCTAAAATTCTTTCAAATGGTAATTTTGATATGACTTCAGACGGAAGAATTAAAGTGTACAAATTATTCACAGAAAAAAATACGACACTAGCAGCTGATTTTACTCCTGAGCTGAATTTTGACAACCCTTCGGAGGCCGTATTTACGCAGGCACAGATCAACAGAGGGGTAAGAAATTTCAAGTTTGAATTTGATCCCGGGTACGGAAACAACGGAACGAGTGGGATGGATGTACCTTTGTACAGACTGGGAACCATCTATATGATGAGGGCGGAAGCGTATTTCAGAAGCGGAAATATAACGGCAGCATTGGCAGATGTCAATATACTGAGAACAAGCAGAACGAATGACGCTTTAAAGAACAATGCTCCGGGTATTGCTCTAACTACTCTTGATGCGAATACATTATTCAGAGAATCAGGATTTGAGCTTTACTGGGAAATGTACCGAAGAAAAGCCATGATCAGGTTCGGGAAATTTGATCTTGCCGGAACAGCAAAACCTGCATCCCAGCCTTACAGAAGAATTTTCCCGATTCCTCAGGCAACTATTGACGCCTCAAAAGATTTTACACAAAATCCTGGATATTAA